The DNA sequence TGCTGGATTGTGTCATATCCACATATACCGGATCCAACTGGGTTATTTTGGTGAGTATCTGCGCTTGATTAGCTGTAACCAACGCACCTTCTGTGACAGCTGAAGTACCAATGCGTCCGGAAATGGGCGCATAAACCTTCGTATAGTCTACATTAATTTTCGCTTGTTTTACCTTAGCTTGCGCCACAGCGATATCCGCCTCCGCCTGCGCCAGACTCGCTTGAATATCATCATATTCCTGCTTACTCACTGCATCAATTTCCACCAGCTCGCGATAGCGTGCCGTACGGGATTTAACCGATTTAGCATTCGCACGCGCACGCTGCAACTCGGCTTTAGCGCTGTCGTAAGCGGCTTTATACGTTGCCGGATCAATCTGATACAGATGATCTCCCTCTTGTACGGTTTCGCCTTCGGTAAAGGCGCGCTCAATGATAATACCACTCACCTGCGGGCGAATTTCTGCGACTTTAAACGGGGTTATTCTTCCCGGAAGCTCAATGGTGTAGTTTATGATTTCTTTTTTTACTTTTGCTACAGTCACAGGTATTGGCTGCCCCTGCGGCATTTTTTGTGCCTCGGGCGAAGTTGCACCCAAGCGCCAAAACCCTACGCACACCGCAAGTATTACTACTGCCACAATAAGTAATGTACGCTTATTCATTTTGATTCCACCCGAGTGCAAACTTGCTTTTTAGCAATGGTTGCCTACATAATTAAAACTAGACATATTTTGAAAGATAGCTATACATACATGAACGTATGTTTATGTCAATTAATATTTAACTGCGCTTGCGAAGATTATGGCACGTAAAACAAAAGAAGAAGCACTTGAAACCCGTAACGAAATTTTGCTGGCTGCTGGTGAGATATTTAACGAAAAAGGCGTATCTGGCGCCAGTCTCGAGCAAATTGCCGAACGCGCTGGTGTCACACGCGGTGCCATTTATTGGCATTTTAAAAATAAAATGGATATATTCGAAGCTCTTCACGAGCAATTACATCTTTCACTATTAGAAATTATCTTACAGGATTTAGAAACAGATCACGCGCAGCCGCTACAGCAATTAGAAGAACTTTGCGTCATGTTACTGCTGGACTTGCACCGCAACCCGCATAAACGCCGAATTTTGCGGATATTTCTTATCCAATGTGATTTTTCCTGCGATATGGGAAATTTTCTTGCTGTCGAAAAAGAACGCAAGCTAAAACATAAAGAGCTATTCGCCCGCTATTTTGATCGCGCCATTGCCAAAGGCTTAATTAACAAAGCGGCAGATTCAACTATTCTGACCCTATCGCTATCATGTTATCTTACTGGGATTGTGTATGAATACCTACGCAACCCTGACCTGTTTGAAATGGAAAGCGAAGCGCCGCGCTTAATGCGACAGCTTTTTGCTGGCCTGTCCCACAGCAATTCATAACTCGAAGCTAGACAACTGCTAAAAGCCTAGATAGTTTGACGTACGATTTTATAACGTCACACAAGGCTTCCATGCTGTTTCGCTTTAAATTTATGTTGGAAGAACGCAAGCGTTTGCGGCTGCATAATCACGCGAATCTTCGCGGCCAGCTCATTTATCTGACATTGGTTCTACTGGCCATTATAGCGCTGCATAGCGTAGCGATGGTACTGCTGGAAGGCCT is a window from the Alphaproteobacteria bacterium genome containing:
- a CDS encoding efflux RND transporter periplasmic adaptor subunit, whose amino-acid sequence is MNKRTLLIVAVVILAVCVGFWRLGATSPEAQKMPQGQPIPVTVAKVKKEIINYTIELPGRITPFKVAEIRPQVSGIIIERAFTEGETVQEGDHLYQIDPATYKAAYDSAKAELQRARANAKSVKSRTARYRELVEIDAVSKQEYDDIQASLAQAEADIAVAQAKVKQAKINVDYTKVYAPISGRIGTSAVTEGALVTANQAQILTKITQLDPVYVDMTQSSTELMQLRRQLGELDEVAVQIHTENNIAYAHEGRLQFSDVTVDETTGSVQLRALMSNPERELLPGLFVRANIVLNKQPALLIPQQAAIRDGNGDLKVWVVGEDNIVTPRVITTSRSHEKSWVVTSGLTENERVIIEGFQKIQPGATVNPTEDTTSNVAASAANHPAQ
- a CDS encoding TetR family transcriptional regulator yields the protein MARKTKEEALETRNEILLAAGEIFNEKGVSGASLEQIAERAGVTRGAIYWHFKNKMDIFEALHEQLHLSLLEIILQDLETDHAQPLQQLEELCVMLLLDLHRNPHKRRILRIFLIQCDFSCDMGNFLAVEKERKLKHKELFARYFDRAIAKGLINKAADSTILTLSLSCYLTGIVYEYLRNPDLFEMESEAPRLMRQLFAGLSHSNS